In the Antricoccus suffuscus genome, GACCAGAGGTCGACAAGCCCGACCAGGTGGTCGAGACGTTAGGCAGCTTAGGCATTACGCGGGTTCTCAATGCGGGGGCCGACAAGTACGTCGATTTGCTGTCGTCGTTCGGCGTACCGCTCACGTCGTCGTATCCGCGGCCCGCCGGTCTGCTGCGGGCGGCCATCCGGTCCGGTGAATTCGGCGGCGATGCGGAGCCGCTCACGCCGCTCTACCTCAGACGACCAGACGCCAAACTCCCGGCCGTGCAGGCAAAGTCGCCGAACGGACACGGGGCCTTGTGATGGTCGAGATCGCAGCGCGGCTGCGTGCCATGACCGCGACAGACATCCCAGCAGTCCTACCGATGGAGCACGACCTCTTCGCCGACCAGGCGTGGACCCGGACGATGCTCGAAGAGGAGCTCGCAGACTCCGAGACCCGCTACTACGTGGTCGCGGTCGACGACGAAGAGATTGTGGGATACGCCGGCCTTGCGGCGTACCGATTCGAGGCGCACGTCCTGACCGTCGGCACGCGAGGTGATCGCCAAGGTGAGGGGATTGGGCGCCGGTTGCTCGGGGAGTTGTTGGCGGAGGCCGACCGGCGTAAGGCCGAACGGGTGATCCTGGAAGTGCGTAGTGACAACGCTCCGGCGATCGCGCTGTACGAGTCTGAACGTTTCGTCGCCGTCGGCGTACGCAAGCGCTACTACCAGCCGGGAGATCATGATGCGGTGGTGATGGTCCGTGAGTAACCTGATGCGCTTCAAAGGCGACGAGCCAGTCGTGCTGGGCATTGAGACCTCGTGCGATGAGACCGGTGTCGGGATTGTCCGCGGCGAGACAATGGTGGCCAATGCCGTCGCGTCGAGCGTCGAGGAACACGCGAGGTACGGCGGCGTCGTACCCGAGGTTGCGTCACGCGCGCACCTGGAGGCCATGGTGCCGACGGTGACGCAGGCGCTTCACGATGCTGGCATGAGTTTCTCAGATATAGATGCGATCTCGGTAACCGCGGGTCCTGGGCTTGCCGGTGCATTACTTGTCGGGTCAGCGGCGGCGAAGGCGTATGCGCTGGCCCTCGGCGTACCGCTGTACGGCGTCAACCATCTGGCCTCGCACGTCGCGGTGGATATCGTCGAGCATGGGGCGCTTCCCGAGCCGACGCTCGCGCTGCTCGTGTCCGGTGGGCATTCGTCCATCCTGCAGGTCAACGACATCACCGCTGACATCGCGGCGCTGGGTGCCACCATCGACGACGCCGCCGGCGAGGCGTTCGACAAAGTCGCCCGGCTGCTCGGCCTTGGTTTTCCGGGCGGACCGCAGATCGACCGAATCTCCCACGAGGGCGATCCGGCCGCAATCAAGTTCCCGCGAGGCCTGACCGGCCCGCGCGACGCGGTGTTCGACTTCTCTTTCTCGGGTCTGAAGACCGCGGTCGCGAGGTGGGTCGAGGCGCGGCAGCGTGCCGGTGAGCCGGTGCCGGTCGCCGACGTCGCCGCATCGTTCCAGGAAGCCGTGGTCGACGTACTCACCGCCAAAACAATTAAGGCCTGTAAGGAAAGTGGCGTCGACAACCTGCAGATCGGCGGCGGTGTTGCAGCCAACACGCGGCTGCGGGCAATGGCCCAGCGTCGCTGCGATGACGCGGGGGTGACGCTGCGGATGCCGCGGGCGGGACTGTGTACCGATAACGGCGCGATGGTCGCGGCCCTCGGTGTCGAGATGGTTAAGCGCGGGGTCGAACCATCATCGCTCGATCTATCGGCCAACAGCGCCATGCGCGTCGAGCAGATCCTCGCCCCCCGCGCGAGCTAGTAGACGGGGAGGTGCAAGCGTGGATCTTTTTACCGACATCGCCAGTCAGTACCGGCTGTTCGCTTTGGATGCGAAGGAGTCGCCTTGTTTTGAAGACTGGGCACGGCGCGTTGCCGAAGACGACGTGGTCAAGGCCTGGCTTGCCGAACTGCCGCAGATAAAGCAGCAGCCGAATCTCGTGTTTGCCGCCGCGAGGTGGCATGGTGTGCCTGCGCCCGGACCGTACGACGGCCTTCGGAGGGCACTCTTGGACGATGCCGGGCCGATTCGCGAGACCATCATGACTCGCTCGACGCAAACCAACGAAGTTGGTCGCCTGGCCACGTTGATGCCGGTGTTTGCGCGCATAGAACGGGAATCCGGTCGACCTCTCGCGCTGCTTGAGGTTGGAACGAGTGCGGGCCTGTGCCTTTTCCCCGATCGATATGACTACGAGTGGAAACCCGGTCGCTGGTTGTCGGGGTCGGCCGGTCCCGTCTTGACCTGTGACGTGTCGGGTGATCCGCCACTGCCGCGTTCGTTGCCTACGGTCGCCTGGCGCGGTGGAATCGACTTGAATCCCCTCGATGTTGAGGATCCAGATGCCATGGCGTGGCTATCGGGTCTCGTTTGGCCAGAGCAAGATGACCGCCGTCGCCGGCTCGCTGCGGCGATCGACATCGCGCGAGCCGACCCGCCACACATCGTTCGCGGTGACCTCATGACCGATCTCCGCGCACAGATTGAGCTCGCGGCACCGTATGGCGAGGTCGTGGTGTTTCACAGCGCTGTAGCCGCCTACCTTGACCGACAGACTCGCACCCAGTTTCAGGTGTCCATGATGGGGCTCGTCGAAGCAGGTATATGCCGATGGGTGTCAAACGAGGGCGCCCGGGTGTTGCCGGATGTCACCGCAACGGGCCCAGCCGTGCCCGTCGACGACCCCACCTTCGTACTCGGGCTCGATGGTCAGGCACTCGCATGGACCCAGAGCCACGGCTCGGCGATGAGGTGGCTCTGACCTGCTTAGGCTAGCGCGCGCAGCTTGGGAGCCAGGTCCTCTGAGAATTGAGTGAGGAAGCGGTCCTGGTCGTTGCCGGGGCCGTGGAAGACAAGATGGTTGAACCCAGCGTCGACGTACGGCTTCACGGCGGCGATCGCCTCGTCGGGATCCGATGCGACGATCCAACGCTTCGCGACCTGCTCGATCGGCAACTGGTCCGCTGCGCGCTCCATCTCAGCGGGATCGTGCAGCCCGGACTTCTGCTCCGGTGTCAGCGACAGCGGCGCCCAGAAGCGAGTGTTTTCCATTGCATGTTCGCGATCGCGGTCATACGACAGCTTGATCTCGATCATTTTGTCCAGTTGTACGTCGCCGCGGTTTCCCGCCTCGATGCCCTCGGCGACGGCGGGCATCAGCTTGTCGGTGTAAAGATCCATGCCCTTTCCGCTGGTGCAGATGAACCCGTCACCGGCGCGCCCAGCGTATTTCGCCACGACCGGACCGCCGGCGGCGATGTAGACCGGGATCGGATTGTCCGGCTTGTCGTAGATCGTCGCGTCGACCGTCTTGTAGTAGTCGCCGTCAAAGGAGACGCGCTCCTCGGTCCACAGCTTGCGCATCAGGCGTACGGCCTCACGCATCCGACCGAAGCGCTCCTTGAAGCCCGGCCATTCCATGCCGCTGACGGCAATCTCGTTGAGCGCTTCACCGGTCCCTAGCCCGAG is a window encoding:
- the rimI gene encoding ribosomal protein S18-alanine N-acetyltransferase; its protein translation is MVEIAARLRAMTATDIPAVLPMEHDLFADQAWTRTMLEEELADSETRYYVVAVDDEEIVGYAGLAAYRFEAHVLTVGTRGDRQGEGIGRRLLGELLAEADRRKAERVILEVRSDNAPAIALYESERFVAVGVRKRYYQPGDHDAVVMVRE
- the tsaD gene encoding tRNA (adenosine(37)-N6)-threonylcarbamoyltransferase complex transferase subunit TsaD translates to MSNLMRFKGDEPVVLGIETSCDETGVGIVRGETMVANAVASSVEEHARYGGVVPEVASRAHLEAMVPTVTQALHDAGMSFSDIDAISVTAGPGLAGALLVGSAAAKAYALALGVPLYGVNHLASHVAVDIVEHGALPEPTLALLVSGGHSSILQVNDITADIAALGATIDDAAGEAFDKVARLLGLGFPGGPQIDRISHEGDPAAIKFPRGLTGPRDAVFDFSFSGLKTAVARWVEARQRAGEPVPVADVAASFQEAVVDVLTAKTIKACKESGVDNLQIGGGVAANTRLRAMAQRRCDDAGVTLRMPRAGLCTDNGAMVAALGVEMVKRGVEPSSLDLSANSAMRVEQILAPRAS
- a CDS encoding DUF2332 domain-containing protein; this translates as MDLFTDIASQYRLFALDAKESPCFEDWARRVAEDDVVKAWLAELPQIKQQPNLVFAAARWHGVPAPGPYDGLRRALLDDAGPIRETIMTRSTQTNEVGRLATLMPVFARIERESGRPLALLEVGTSAGLCLFPDRYDYEWKPGRWLSGSAGPVLTCDVSGDPPLPRSLPTVAWRGGIDLNPLDVEDPDAMAWLSGLVWPEQDDRRRRLAAAIDIARADPPHIVRGDLMTDLRAQIELAAPYGEVVVFHSAVAAYLDRQTRTQFQVSMMGLVEAGICRWVSNEGARVLPDVTATGPAVPVDDPTFVLGLDGQALAWTQSHGSAMRWL
- the fgd gene encoding glucose-6-phosphate dehydrogenase (coenzyme-F420), with translation MSLKIGYKASAEQFNPRDLVEFAVQAENVGLDSVFVSDHYQPWRHVQGHAPFAIAWMSAVGERTSRVQLGTSVLTATFRYNPAVIAQAFATMGCLYPDRIILGLGTGEALNEIAVSGMEWPGFKERFGRMREAVRLMRKLWTEERVSFDGDYYKTVDATIYDKPDNPIPVYIAAGGPVVAKYAGRAGDGFICTSGKGMDLYTDKLMPAVAEGIEAGNRGDVQLDKMIEIKLSYDRDREHAMENTRFWAPLSLTPEQKSGLHDPAEMERAADQLPIEQVAKRWIVASDPDEAIAAVKPYVDAGFNHLVFHGPGNDQDRFLTQFSEDLAPKLRALA